The following coding sequences are from one Arthrobacter sp. 24S4-2 window:
- a CDS encoding phosphoenolpyruvate carboxykinase (GTP), with the protein MGDLARLPLLEKAPTTHAGLLAWVEEVAELTQPDRIHWVDGTEEEYTRLTGELVDAGTLTRLNPELFPNSFAAFSDPADVARVEEQTFICSENERDAGFTNNWMAPAEMKQKLRSLFAGSMRGRTMYVIPFVMGHLDAEDPKFGVEITDSAYVVASMRIMANIGTEVLDKITATNAFFVPALHSLGAPLAPGQADVAWPCNPDKWIVHFPEERSIWSFGSGYGGNALLGKKCYALRIASVMARDEGWLAEHMLILKLTSPEKKSYYLSAAFPSACGKTNLALLDPTIEGWEVETLGDDITWMRIGKEGELRATNPEAGLFGVAPGTGWGTNPNAMRAIAKGHSIFTNVALTDDGGVWWEGMTDDVPAHLTDWQGNSWTPDSDQPAAHPNSRFCTPISQIDMLAEEYYSPEGVELSAILFGGRRKTTVPLVTQARSWTNGIFMGSTLSSETTAAAAGQVGVLRRDPMAMLPFIGYDAGDYLKHWISVSGKANPERLPHIFLVNWFRRTADGGFAWPGFGDNARVLKWAIERLEGKADAIETPIGFVPAGHSLDLTGLDLTHAHVEDAVRVDREEWDAELASIEEWYAKFGDSLPEALRSELEALKERMADH; encoded by the coding sequence ATGGGCGATCTCGCACGACTGCCGCTGCTTGAGAAAGCACCCACCACACATGCTGGCCTGCTGGCATGGGTCGAAGAGGTTGCAGAACTTACCCAGCCGGACCGGATCCACTGGGTTGACGGTACGGAAGAGGAATACACCCGGCTCACGGGCGAACTCGTTGACGCCGGAACTCTGACCAGGCTGAACCCGGAGCTGTTCCCGAACTCGTTCGCCGCATTCTCCGATCCTGCGGACGTGGCGCGCGTTGAAGAGCAGACCTTCATCTGCTCCGAGAACGAGCGCGATGCCGGCTTCACCAACAACTGGATGGCACCGGCAGAGATGAAGCAGAAGCTTCGCAGCCTGTTTGCCGGCTCCATGCGCGGCCGCACCATGTACGTCATTCCGTTCGTCATGGGCCACCTGGACGCAGAAGACCCCAAGTTCGGTGTGGAGATTACGGACAGCGCCTACGTTGTCGCCTCCATGCGCATCATGGCCAATATCGGCACTGAGGTGCTGGACAAGATCACGGCGACGAACGCGTTCTTCGTTCCCGCCCTGCACTCCCTCGGTGCCCCGCTGGCCCCCGGCCAGGCCGACGTCGCATGGCCGTGCAACCCGGACAAGTGGATCGTGCACTTCCCCGAGGAGCGCTCCATCTGGTCCTTCGGCTCCGGCTACGGTGGAAACGCCCTCCTGGGCAAGAAGTGCTACGCCCTGCGCATCGCCTCGGTGATGGCCCGCGATGAAGGCTGGCTTGCGGAGCACATGCTCATCCTCAAGCTCACCTCGCCGGAGAAGAAGTCGTACTACCTGTCCGCGGCCTTCCCCTCGGCCTGCGGCAAGACCAACCTCGCCCTGCTTGATCCGACCATCGAGGGCTGGGAAGTCGAAACCCTGGGTGACGACATCACCTGGATGCGGATCGGCAAGGAAGGCGAGCTCCGCGCCACCAACCCGGAGGCCGGCCTGTTCGGCGTAGCCCCGGGCACCGGCTGGGGCACCAACCCCAACGCCATGCGCGCCATCGCCAAGGGCCACAGCATCTTCACCAACGTCGCCCTCACGGACGACGGCGGCGTGTGGTGGGAGGGTATGACGGACGACGTTCCGGCGCACCTGACCGACTGGCAGGGCAACTCGTGGACCCCGGATTCGGACCAGCCGGCCGCCCACCCGAACTCCCGCTTCTGCACGCCGATCTCGCAGATCGACATGCTGGCCGAGGAGTACTACAGCCCCGAGGGTGTGGAGCTCTCCGCCATCCTCTTCGGCGGCCGCCGCAAGACCACGGTTCCCCTGGTAACCCAGGCCCGTAGCTGGACCAACGGCATCTTCATGGGCTCCACGCTTTCCTCGGAGACCACGGCCGCCGCTGCCGGTCAGGTTGGCGTGCTTCGCCGGGACCCGATGGCCATGCTGCCGTTCATCGGCTACGACGCAGGCGACTACCTGAAGCACTGGATCAGCGTCTCAGGCAAGGCCAACCCGGAGCGCCTGCCCCACATCTTCCTGGTCAACTGGTTCCGCCGCACCGCCGACGGCGGCTTCGCCTGGCCCGGTTTCGGCGACAACGCCCGTGTCCTCAAGTGGGCCATCGAGCGTCTCGAAGGCAAGGCTGACGCCATTGAGACCCCGATCGGCTTCGTTCCGGCGGGCCACTCGCTGGACCTCACCGGCCTGGACCTGACTCACGCCCACGTGGAAGACGCCGTCCGCGTCGACCGCGAGGAATGGGACGCCGAGCTGGCCTCCATCGAAGAGTGGTACGCGAAGTTCGGTGACTCCCTGCCCGAGGCCCTGCGCTCCGAGCTCGAAGCCCTGAAGGAACGCATGGCTGACCACTAG
- a CDS encoding globin domain-containing protein yields the protein MLSDKSRPVIEATLPLVGSRIGEITPKFYARLFAAHPELLDGLFSRSNQRNGNQQQALAGSIAAFATHLVNNPGTLPETVLARIAHRHASLGITEPQYQVVYEHLFAAIAEDLAEVITPEIAEAWTEVYWLMADALIKLEKGLYAAQANGVMWSPWRVAAKTTAGTGSMTFTLEPADDTPITPALPGQYVSVKVQLPDGLRQVRQYSLSGDAGTSRTFTTKKDDGGEVSPVLHNNVQVGDILEISNPYGEITLKEGDGPVVLASAGIGCTPTASILRSLADSGSDRQVLVLHAESDLDSWALRSQMTDDVERLDGADLQLWLEEPQAGSKAGFMSLREVDLPANASLYLCGPLPFMKHIRNEAINAGIPATKIHYEVFGPDIWLAS from the coding sequence ATGCTCTCGGACAAATCCCGCCCTGTCATCGAGGCCACCCTGCCGCTGGTCGGTTCCCGGATCGGTGAAATCACCCCCAAGTTCTACGCCCGCCTCTTCGCAGCCCATCCGGAACTGCTGGACGGGCTCTTCAGCCGTTCCAACCAGCGCAACGGCAACCAGCAGCAGGCCCTGGCCGGAAGCATCGCCGCTTTCGCCACCCACCTGGTGAACAACCCCGGAACCCTGCCGGAGACCGTGCTCGCCCGCATCGCCCACCGCCACGCGTCCCTCGGCATCACCGAGCCGCAGTACCAGGTGGTCTACGAGCACCTCTTCGCCGCCATCGCCGAGGACCTGGCCGAGGTCATCACGCCCGAAATCGCCGAAGCCTGGACCGAGGTCTACTGGCTCATGGCGGATGCGCTGATCAAGCTCGAGAAGGGCCTCTACGCCGCACAGGCCAACGGCGTGATGTGGAGCCCGTGGCGGGTCGCCGCCAAGACCACCGCCGGCACCGGTTCCATGACCTTTACCTTGGAACCCGCCGATGACACCCCCATCACCCCCGCTCTCCCTGGACAGTACGTGAGCGTCAAGGTCCAGCTTCCGGACGGACTGCGCCAGGTCCGTCAGTACTCGCTGTCCGGCGATGCCGGCACGAGCCGCACTTTCACCACCAAGAAGGACGACGGCGGTGAAGTCTCCCCGGTCCTGCACAACAACGTCCAGGTGGGCGACATCCTGGAAATCTCCAACCCCTACGGTGAAATCACCCTCAAGGAAGGCGACGGGCCCGTCGTCCTGGCCTCCGCCGGGATCGGCTGCACACCCACCGCCTCCATCCTGCGCTCCCTCGCAGACTCCGGCTCGGACCGCCAGGTCCTGGTCCTGCACGCCGAAAGCGACCTGGACAGCTGGGCCCTGCGCAGCCAGATGACGGACGACGTCGAACGCCTCGACGGCGCCGACCTCCAGCTCTGGCTGGAGGAACCGCAGGCCGGCTCCAAGGCCGGCTTCATGTCCCTGCGTGAGGTGGACCTGCCGGCAAATGCGTCGCTGTACCTTTGCGGGCCGCTGCCGTTCATGAAGCACATCCGCAACGAGGCCATCAACGCGGGCATCCCCGCCACGAAGATCCACTACGAAGTCTTCGGCCCGGACATCTGGCTGGCTTCTTAA
- a CDS encoding Rrf2 family transcriptional regulator, with protein sequence MKINAFADVSLRAMMVLAAAPDGSLLTTQSIADAVGTPYNHVSKAMAKLRELGVIDVERGRNGGSRLNEAGRRATVGQLLRQLNTRADPADCHSLNGECPLINECRLRGALARAREAFYRELDDIVVATLPGTRQMAPVFQAIGLRPSLRPNT encoded by the coding sequence ATGAAGATCAATGCCTTCGCGGACGTAAGCCTGCGCGCCATGATGGTCCTGGCGGCGGCGCCGGACGGCAGCCTGCTGACCACCCAGAGCATCGCCGACGCCGTTGGTACCCCGTACAACCACGTCAGCAAGGCCATGGCAAAACTCCGCGAACTCGGCGTGATCGACGTCGAACGGGGACGCAACGGCGGTTCCCGGCTGAATGAAGCCGGCCGCCGGGCCACGGTGGGCCAGCTCCTGCGGCAGCTGAACACCAGGGCCGATCCGGCCGACTGCCACTCCTTGAATGGCGAGTGCCCGCTCATCAACGAATGCCGCCTCCGCGGCGCACTCGCCCGCGCCCGCGAAGCCTTCTACCGTGAACTCGACGACATCGTGGTGGCCACACTCCCGGGTACCCGCCAGATGGCACCTGTGTTCCAGGCGATCGGTCTCCGCCCCAGCCTCCGCCCCAACACCTAA